The window ATGACCGGTGGTCGTAGCAACTATACCTGCCTACGATGTCTCCACCACTCAACGTGCGAGAGAACATTTAAGGACTACATCAAAGGGTGCCTAGCCACTCACGATGGTACTTGCGTCATCAAGATGCCTAAACCTGGCTCGCTCATGAAGTTtaagaacattaaaaatatggaaaaggtGCCTTACACTGTCTATGCGGACTTTGAGTCTATTATAGACAAAAATACCAAAGTCCATACAGCGTGTGGCTACGGCGTAAACCTGGTGAACAgcttagaaaagtcattgaggTTTGAGACTTACAGGGGTGAGGATTGCATGGAGAGATTCTTTGCAGAGCTGGATAGAATAGAAGAGTTGATAGATAGCATTCCAATCGCAAAAATAATAATCTCTCCGGAGCAAGAGCGAGAATTTAAAACTGCGACAGAGTGCTACATGTGTGGGCGCGAGGCTATAGAAGAAGAAGATTGGCTAGTTAGAGATCATGATCATGTCTCTGGGTCGTACAGAGGCCCCGCGCACAATAGCTGCAATCTCAAGCACAACAGACAAAAAAGATTAACGTGATATTTCACAACCTCAAGGGGTATGACTCTCATTTAATTGTCAAGGCTTACGAGGGCAACAAGGGCATCGATGTTATAGCGAACACGGATGAAAAGTACATGTCAATGAGAATAAATCGCTTTAAGTTTATCGACAGCATGCAACACCTCAACAGTTCACTGGCCGAACTGGTGGAAGGACTAGACGATCTCTCACACTTGAAACAGGAGTTTCCGGAACACTATGGCTTGTTGGCGAGAAAGGGCGTGTATCCGTACGAGTATATGGATTCTCATGAGCGATTTGAAGAAAAGCAACTTCCAAAGATTATACACTTTAGCTCATTGCTAGACAATCATGCGGGCTTGCAGCCAGGTGACTACCTGCATGCTCAAAAAGTGTGGAGAGAGCTCGGATGTAGAAATTTGGGTGACTACCATGACCTATATCTAAAGAGCGATGCGCTACTCTTGACGGATGTCTTTGAGAGTTATAGAGAAATAGCCATGGAGAATTATGGCCTCGATCCATGCCATTACATCTCTGCACCCTCATTGTCATTGGATGCTTGCTTAAAAATAACGAAGCAAGAACTGGAGCTCATCACCGATGTAGATATGTATAATTTCTTTGAGAGAGGCATAAGAGGTGGCATGTCTACCTGCGGCGGTTTGCGGTATGCCAAGGCAAACAATCCATATGTAAAGGACTACGATCCGAGTAAGCCAACTACCTACATTATGTACTTGGATGCCAACAGTCTGTACCCTTCGACAATGTTGAAAAAACTACCGACTGGTGGTTTTGAGTGGATAGAAGATGGCAAACTGCCCGATGTTAGCGAGGATGAAGGGTATGTCGCGGAAGTGGATTTTGAGTATCCAACCGAGTTGCATGATGAGCACAACGACTATCCATTCGCACCCGAGTCAACAAAACCCGATCAATGGTCGGAATATATGCGATCCGTTGGTGATGTGAAGCTCGGAGAGCCTTGCTATGCAAAAGTGCCCAAGCTAGTGCCCAATCTTAGAGATAAGTGCAATTACGTTGTACATCACAAAACTCTAGAGTATTATATCAAAA of the Watersipora subatra chromosome 4, tzWatSuba1.1, whole genome shotgun sequence genome contains:
- the LOC137394426 gene encoding uncharacterized protein — translated: MQHLNSSLAELVEGLDDLSHLKQEFPEHYGLLARKGVYPYEYMDSHERFEEKQLPKIIHFSSLLDNHAGLQPGDYLHAQKVWRELGCRNLGDYHDLYLKSDALLLTDVFESYREIAMENYGLDPCHYISAPSLSLDACLKITKQELELITDVDMYNFFERGIRGGMSTCGGLRYAKANNPYVKDYDPSKPTTYIMYLDANSLYPSTMLKKLPTGGFEWIEDGKLPDVSEDEGYVAEVDFEYPTELHDEHNDYPFAPESTKPDQWSEYMRSVGDVKLGEPCYAKVPKLVPNLRDKCNYVVHHKTLEYYIKKGLCVTKVHRALKFKESAWMECYIQLNNQLRKEAKTDFGKAFFKLMMNALFGKMMEDVRKRIEVELTTNTKRRQKLINRPRFKCKKEFNDELSAVSMKKTTVTLNKPIYVGQAILDLSKMHMYDFFYDVIRKQYPNARMMYTDTDSLVLLIETEDFYKEMPLHLYDTSNYPKDHWCYSDKNKKVPGLMKDEGGKVISEFVALRAKSYCVEGEGWELTKCKGVKKCITENLKFDTYKKCLDSGVPAPNATMTTLQSKLHEIKNWTFSKKTLSAFDDKRYYLDSINSLAHGHYRINDINNAALLE